A single region of the Dyella humicola genome encodes:
- a CDS encoding Lrp/AsnC family transcriptional regulator, translating to MTANYVLDDFDREILRRVQRDARVTGEDIGADIGLSAAAVQRRLKHLRKLGVITAEVALVNPAAVGQAMSFIVGVELERERVDMLDAFRVAARADPNVQQCYYVTGEADFVLIVTARDMDDFEVFTRRLLFDNANIRRFTTHVVMARDKVGSVVPV from the coding sequence ATGACGGCAAACTATGTGCTGGACGATTTCGATCGCGAGATCCTTCGACGCGTACAGCGGGATGCGCGGGTCACCGGCGAGGACATTGGAGCGGACATCGGTCTGTCCGCCGCGGCGGTGCAGCGTCGACTCAAGCATCTGCGCAAGCTGGGTGTGATCACGGCCGAAGTCGCGCTGGTGAACCCGGCGGCCGTCGGCCAGGCGATGAGCTTCATCGTTGGCGTGGAGCTGGAGCGCGAGCGGGTGGACATGCTCGATGCCTTCCGCGTGGCCGCGCGCGCCGACCCCAATGTGCAGCAGTGCTACTACGTCACCGGCGAAGCCGACTTCGTGTTGATCGTCACCGCCAGGGACATGGACGACTTCGAGGTATTTACGCGTCGCCTGTTGTTCGACAACGCGAATATCCGCCGATTCACCACCCACGTGGTGATGGCGCGCGACAAGGTAGGGAGCGTGGTGCCCGTCTAG
- a CDS encoding DUF2894 domain-containing protein, whose product MSHSGARAGTLLDMWREQHADRLDPVRFHFMVALERRAASHDGEVRRLLDDRLSKLLDSYAADLANAVTSNTATSCVPAAGALGALVDYLASCSATRGDELPAGGGTPLAASYPELAALDAFRKIWSKLRTDGHLRQSLKPVPANAGPLNSGALAHRSIALMRELSPGYLQHFLSYVDDLSWIERLNDARAWSAKDAPRAASTRKRAKAKPRTP is encoded by the coding sequence ATGAGCCATAGTGGAGCGCGCGCCGGGACGCTATTGGACATGTGGCGCGAACAGCATGCCGATCGCCTTGATCCCGTACGCTTCCATTTCATGGTGGCGCTGGAGCGGCGTGCGGCCAGCCACGATGGCGAGGTGCGACGCCTGCTGGACGACCGACTGTCCAAGCTGCTGGACAGCTATGCCGCCGATCTCGCCAACGCGGTGACGAGCAACACGGCCACGTCCTGTGTGCCCGCTGCTGGAGCGCTTGGCGCACTCGTCGATTACCTGGCCAGTTGCTCGGCGACGCGGGGCGATGAACTGCCCGCGGGCGGCGGGACGCCCCTGGCCGCTTCGTATCCGGAATTGGCGGCGCTCGACGCGTTTCGAAAAATCTGGTCCAAGCTGCGTACGGACGGCCACCTGCGGCAGTCGCTAAAGCCGGTACCCGCGAATGCAGGCCCGCTCAACTCGGGCGCCCTCGCACACCGCTCGATCGCGCTCATGCGCGAACTGTCACCCGGGTATCTGCAGCACTTCTTGTCGTACGTCGATGACTTGTCGTGGATAGAGCGGTTGAACGACGCCCGCGCATGGTCAGCCAAGGATGCGCCTCGCGCCGCAAGCACCAGGAAGCGCGCCAAGGCAAAGCCGCGCACGCCCTGA
- a CDS encoding glutathione S-transferase family protein: MKLLYQTHSPYARKVLVMAHEVGLADRLEVIPHETSPTLRNEEVFQLNPLGKVPVLVRDDGTSLFDSSVICEYLDSPHDGPKMIPAAPTQRWRSLQLQALAQGLCEAGISVRHETVRRPARYRYPAMRDGQIEKLVASYDFLEQEYASRSAAETSIVDIGAIAIATALSWLAFRDLPAFESGRPHLSAWYRAFLQRPSMLATPLAGETVD, from the coding sequence ATGAAACTTCTCTATCAGACGCACTCCCCGTACGCGCGCAAGGTGCTGGTCATGGCCCATGAAGTGGGCCTGGCCGATCGTCTCGAGGTGATTCCCCACGAGACCAGCCCAACCCTGCGAAATGAAGAAGTGTTTCAGCTGAACCCGTTGGGCAAGGTTCCCGTGCTGGTACGCGACGACGGCACCTCGCTGTTCGACTCGAGCGTCATCTGCGAATACCTCGACAGCCCGCATGACGGGCCGAAGATGATTCCTGCCGCGCCGACGCAACGGTGGCGGAGCCTGCAACTGCAGGCATTGGCGCAAGGCCTGTGCGAGGCGGGCATCAGCGTGCGCCATGAAACCGTGCGCAGACCGGCGCGTTATCGCTACCCGGCGATGCGCGACGGGCAGATCGAGAAGCTGGTCGCCTCGTACGATTTCCTTGAGCAGGAGTACGCCAGCCGCTCGGCTGCGGAAACCAGCATCGTTGATATCGGGGCGATCGCCATAGCCACGGCGCTGAGTTGGCTCGCGTTTCGTGACCTGCCGGCATTCGAAAGCGGACGGCCGCATCTGTCGGCGTGGTATCGCGCCTTCCTACAACGCCCGTCCATGCTGGCAACGCCGTTGGCAGGTGAAACCGTCGATTGA
- a CDS encoding OmpA family protein, whose amino-acid sequence MNDEIDVEAESTAPIWAAFGDLMSVLLGAFVLILVGVIGVQLQLSSRLDEEVKQRQAEAQRRMTLEQALAGPLAAGRVTLVNGRIGIRGSVLFALNSDQLQPEGREVLKSLAGPLSNYLQSRDEILMVSGFTDDQQVRDGNRQFADNWELSAERALTVTRALIADGVSSSSVFAAAFGAEQPVGSNANDEGRAKNRRVEIAPIPKPSTTTVTAHEP is encoded by the coding sequence ATGAACGACGAGATTGACGTCGAAGCGGAGTCGACGGCACCGATCTGGGCCGCGTTCGGCGACTTGATGTCGGTGCTGCTCGGTGCGTTCGTGCTGATCCTGGTCGGTGTGATCGGCGTACAACTGCAACTCTCCAGCCGACTGGATGAAGAGGTCAAACAGCGACAGGCCGAGGCGCAGCGTCGCATGACCCTGGAACAGGCCTTGGCCGGCCCGCTGGCAGCGGGCCGCGTGACCCTGGTCAACGGACGCATCGGTATTCGCGGCAGCGTGTTGTTCGCGCTGAATTCCGATCAGCTTCAGCCGGAAGGACGTGAGGTCCTGAAGAGCCTGGCGGGCCCGCTTTCCAACTATCTGCAGTCGCGCGATGAGATCCTGATGGTGAGCGGCTTCACCGACGACCAGCAAGTGCGCGATGGCAACCGCCAGTTCGCCGACAACTGGGAGCTTTCGGCCGAGCGCGCGCTGACCGTGACTCGCGCCTTGATCGCGGACGGCGTCTCCTCGTCCTCGGTATTCGCTGCAGCCTTCGGTGCCGAACAGCCGGTCGGCTCGAATGCCAATGACGAGGGCAGGGCCAAGAACCGCCGCGTGGAGATAGCGCCCATTCCGAAGCCATCGACGACCACCGTGACGGCCCATGAGCCATAG